From the genome of Spirochaetota bacterium, one region includes:
- the flgG gene encoding flagellar basal-body rod protein FlgG, whose product MVRSLWTGASGMIGGQFNIDVISNNLANINTTGYKRSRAEFEELLYQTQRMAGTPSSELTIYPVPIQVGLGVKPSATFKFHTQGALQNTGNKLDVAIAGEGYFRIVLPDGTYAYTRDGSFKLDSNGELLTSNGYRFDPQIVFPEGFRFESIKILDNGMVYAKVFDSNDEIEVGQIKLYRFTNPAGLDSIGENLFRETPASGPAYEGIPSKDGFGKLHQGFLEMSNVNAVREFVDMIVAQRAYEFNSKSIQTTDSMLGTAVNLKR is encoded by the coding sequence ATGGTCAGGTCGCTCTGGACTGGAGCATCTGGGATGATAGGAGGACAGTTTAACATAGATGTTATATCAAACAACCTTGCTAACATTAACACAACTGGCTATAAAAGAAGTAGAGCAGAGTTTGAGGAATTACTCTATCAGACACAGCGAATGGCAGGAACTCCTTCTTCTGAACTTACAATCTATCCTGTGCCGATACAGGTTGGACTTGGTGTTAAACCTTCGGCAACATTCAAGTTTCACACACAAGGAGCACTACAGAATACTGGTAACAAACTTGATGTAGCGATAGCAGGTGAGGGATACTTCAGAATAGTGCTACCTGATGGAACATACGCATACACAAGAGATGGTTCATTTAAACTGGACTCAAACGGAGAATTACTAACATCAAACGGGTATAGGTTTGACCCTCAGATAGTATTTCCAGAAGGTTTTAGATTTGAGAGTATAAAGATACTTGATAATGGGATGGTGTATGCTAAAGTTTTTGACTCAAACGATGAGATTGAAGTCGGTCAAATAAAACTCTACAGATTTACAAACCCTGCCGGACTTGACAGTATTGGTGAGAACCTTTTCAGGGAAACACCTGCTTCAGGTCCTGCTTACGAAGGAATACCTTCAAAAGATGGTTTTGGGAAACTTCACCAAGGTTTTCTTGAAATGTCAAATGTAAATGCAGTTAGAGAGTTTGTTGATATGATAGTAGCACAGAGAGCTTATGAGTTTAATTCAAAAAGCATCCAAACAACCGATAGTATGCTTGGAACTGCAGTTAATCTGAAGAGATAA
- the hisH gene encoding imidazole glycerol phosphate synthase subunit HisH: protein MVGIIDYGAGNIRSMINAIVRVGKSMGIEVVVSSDIEVLRASSKIILPGVGAFGDVMKNLKESKIDEFVREWIRSGRKFMGVCVGLQVLFEIGYENGTYEGLGILKGEVVRFRFAQPIPHIGWNQVNVKKETLFFNSEDEGKYFYFVHSFYANPKDNTVVNTTTDYNGEVFTSSILVDNIFAVQFHPEKSHKNGENIIRKFLQNF, encoded by the coding sequence ATGGTTGGAATCATAGACTATGGAGCTGGTAATATAAGAAGTATGATTAACGCTATCGTTCGTGTTGGAAAGAGTATGGGGATTGAAGTTGTAGTTTCTTCTGATATAGAAGTCCTTAGGGCATCTAGTAAGATAATACTTCCAGGGGTTGGCGCTTTTGGAGATGTGATGAAAAACCTAAAGGAAAGTAAGATTGACGAGTTTGTTAGGGAATGGATAAGGAGTGGTAGAAAGTTTATGGGAGTATGTGTTGGGCTTCAAGTTCTTTTTGAGATTGGTTATGAAAATGGAACTTACGAAGGATTAGGGATTCTTAAAGGTGAAGTTGTTAGGTTCAGATTTGCTCAACCTATACCACATATAGGTTGGAATCAGGTAAATGTTAAGAAAGAAACTCTGTTTTTCAACTCTGAAGATGAAGGTAAGTACTTCTATTTCGTCCATTCATTCTATGCAAATCCTAAAGATAATACTGTGGTAAATACTACAACCGACTATAACGGAGAGGTCTTTACATCATCAATACTTGTTGATAACATTTTTGCAGTTCAGTTTCATCCAGAAAAGAGTCACAAGAACGGCGAAAATATCATTAGAAAGTTCCTACAGAATTTTTAG
- a CDS encoding translocation/assembly module TamB, producing MKLSFSPIKVVILIVLMYFLVIGLANILVNSNKDVLMEQLETFDIYAKVKRVVITPDLLVRVEGVEISNSDFIVTLKDIELMIDVRKLILRRIPISYLYTSNVVIQLLSINSSTTGTNQFERKYIYDILNLLQGSRFRFNDITIITEGIRVGIDNTSINVIDGNVVFDVLTQIKLDLNESTPILQSTLESSGIITIDNQGNISNLNGFLVFTSNHLFNIGIVDVKVHLSKQDDRIVGIFLDPDYYAYMELSSENIKFEIQVYDLLDRLYPVSSYLSALIPPEFAPDVENMFKSILKDSIITFNLSSDGTFLNVISTNFYIYYKRLDEDTTLKVRYRNTNSKRLSIDLENRVLSFSIKNFYLGKLKLDGYFLSEVKDNIKINSSYIDIGPVKGSLLNGMIINSNRIVVVNSYLDGSIRLDKLDGRIEIKDKLLSQILGNIPFLNSSNIIVVVSFSNTNFLLYINGENDQVIADVRINNNFINIKRLNIKNLELSLEGEILYNSDYATGIVKLKRQNIEDYFRVTGNSSKISLVSRKYGSIDLDIKALLVELSLKDIPLGDLTLTKLQGIVGDNINVEIGLKFGTFHLKSDLIGSFESIVITNGFIYTETRAIEFSGDLKVSDGVISRLKIGDSRILVILGLPERLDIIADFKKLPLAFGVISWIDGSLRTRLNMTKKHLYEMIEEIIADLYLKTEGIFNRVRLNAYKDESIKINATIVNYYNIFYLYTAFNKNSLSSRLYFKERVGNARTSRDAIQITGRFLEDKFEGSVNVDTQGFSGLNEKWQRRIVVEGNVIKLEGTGDGLNIYKDNDTLTVSYTRDNEKLYEYKADIQEGVVDGYLNGRIPVEFLIVPDFVDDIEGMLEFGKTRVVIKPDGLDMHGYAILSLKSIRINFINSVFSVQRANVELRDSKIIAKNIPLSSGNITVNVSSVIDLKNIGDPSLDISIVNLRGNLSLNLDLGGGLIIQGPSVANLNIRGRANAPQMSGNIRLLDSSKVYYFIVQVSQTDEFFGYNFAQIADWNLSISMTNSHFESEVINGRVDYGNIVVKGSFAKNTLLLTGSANISSGSLIYLGKNFNIDNLRIVFSGEEMDFVPFVSGTLYTYAFDNRTEENVRVIMDVSGKATSIRSSFRSQPERSQSEIASLLGLPTELRGTLKQGISLIEKVGLYEALSYNVRRYTGLDVFTFRSPFVSTYFLSLVEGNPFFTFRDIMKGTELRIGKNIIPNVLLEYRLLIDTVGNESEFTNVMLHNFVVSWSIYNFFLEFQYSSSLVENKPTFEPRLNVRYNRRF from the coding sequence ATGAAACTAAGTTTTTCACCAATTAAGGTAGTTATTCTAATAGTTCTAATGTATTTTCTTGTCATAGGTCTTGCTAACATACTGGTTAATTCAAACAAGGATGTATTAATGGAGCAACTTGAAACTTTTGATATATATGCAAAGGTTAAGAGGGTGGTAATTACTCCAGATCTTTTAGTAAGGGTAGAGGGTGTTGAAATTTCTAATTCTGACTTCATAGTGACCTTGAAGGATATTGAATTAATGATTGACGTAAGAAAGTTAATTTTAAGAAGAATACCAATAAGTTATTTGTATACATCCAATGTAGTAATACAACTACTATCAATTAATTCTTCAACTACTGGGACAAATCAGTTTGAAAGAAAGTATATTTACGATATTCTAAATCTACTGCAAGGCTCTAGATTTAGGTTCAATGATATTACTATTATCACTGAAGGTATTCGTGTAGGAATAGATAATACATCTATTAATGTGATAGATGGTAATGTTGTATTTGATGTCTTGACTCAGATAAAGTTGGATCTTAACGAATCTACACCAATACTACAATCTACACTTGAGTCGTCGGGTATAATAACAATAGATAATCAGGGAAACATAAGCAACCTAAACGGTTTTTTGGTTTTCACGAGTAATCATTTGTTTAATATAGGTATTGTAGATGTCAAGGTTCATCTTTCAAAACAGGATGATAGAATAGTAGGAATATTTCTAGATCCAGACTACTACGCATATATGGAACTTTCTTCCGAAAACATAAAGTTTGAAATTCAAGTTTATGACCTTCTCGACAGGCTCTATCCTGTGAGTTCTTATCTATCCGCACTGATACCACCAGAATTCGCACCTGATGTTGAAAACATGTTTAAAAGTATTTTAAAGGACTCAATTATTACTTTTAACCTGTCAAGTGATGGAACTTTTCTAAATGTAATCTCCACGAATTTCTACATATACTACAAAAGACTTGATGAAGATACTACTCTAAAAGTAAGGTACAGAAATACGAACAGTAAGAGGTTGTCTATTGACCTTGAGAATAGAGTTTTGTCGTTTTCAATCAAAAACTTCTATTTAGGAAAATTAAAACTTGATGGATATTTCCTTTCGGAAGTTAAAGATAACATAAAAATTAACTCATCTTATATTGATATTGGTCCTGTTAAAGGGAGTTTGTTGAACGGGATGATTATAAATTCAAACAGGATTGTAGTTGTAAATAGTTACCTAGATGGAAGTATAAGATTGGATAAACTTGACGGAAGGATTGAGATAAAGGATAAGTTATTGTCTCAGATTTTAGGGAATATTCCTTTTCTAAACTCAAGTAATATTATAGTAGTTGTAAGTTTTTCAAACACTAATTTTCTTCTTTACATAAACGGAGAGAATGATCAAGTTATTGCTGATGTTAGGATTAACAATAACTTTATAAACATTAAGAGGCTCAACATTAAAAACCTTGAACTCTCACTAGAAGGAGAGATACTCTACAATTCAGACTATGCAACAGGTATAGTTAAACTCAAACGACAAAATATTGAGGATTACTTTAGAGTTACTGGTAATTCATCAAAAATTAGTCTGGTCTCTAGAAAGTATGGTAGTATTGATCTAGATATCAAAGCACTATTGGTAGAATTATCACTCAAAGACATACCTCTAGGAGATTTGACGCTTACGAAATTACAGGGTATAGTTGGTGATAATATAAATGTAGAAATTGGTCTGAAGTTTGGAACCTTTCATCTCAAGTCTGACCTAATAGGTAGTTTTGAGAGTATTGTAATAACGAATGGTTTTATCTATACCGAAACTAGAGCAATTGAATTCTCTGGTGACCTGAAAGTAAGTGATGGAGTGATATCTAGACTAAAAATAGGTGACTCAAGGATATTGGTTATTCTAGGACTTCCAGAAAGATTAGATATAATAGCAGACTTTAAAAAACTTCCATTAGCGTTTGGTGTTATATCTTGGATAGATGGTAGTTTGAGAACAAGATTAAACATGACAAAAAAACATCTCTATGAAATGATTGAAGAAATCATAGCAGACCTATATTTAAAAACTGAAGGTATATTCAACAGGGTTAGGCTAAACGCTTATAAGGATGAAAGTATTAAGATAAATGCTACAATTGTGAATTACTATAACATATTCTACTTATACACAGCATTTAACAAAAATTCATTGTCTTCAAGATTATACTTTAAGGAAAGGGTTGGGAATGCAAGGACGAGTAGGGACGCTATACAGATTACCGGGAGATTTTTAGAAGATAAGTTTGAGGGAAGTGTAAATGTTGATACACAAGGATTCTCGGGTCTTAATGAGAAATGGCAAAGAAGAATCGTTGTAGAAGGTAATGTTATCAAACTTGAAGGGACTGGAGATGGACTTAATATTTACAAGGATAATGACACCTTGACAGTATCTTACACAAGAGATAATGAAAAATTGTATGAATATAAAGCGGACATTCAAGAAGGAGTAGTTGATGGTTATTTGAACGGTAGGATACCAGTTGAATTCCTTATCGTTCCTGATTTTGTGGATGATATAGAAGGTATGTTGGAATTTGGGAAGACAAGAGTTGTCATAAAACCTGATGGATTGGATATGCATGGGTATGCAATTCTATCGCTAAAATCTATCAGGATCAATTTTATCAACTCAGTATTTAGTGTCCAAAGAGCGAATGTAGAACTACGAGATAGTAAAATCATAGCCAAAAACATACCGTTGTCAAGTGGTAATATTACCGTAAATGTATCCTCTGTTATAGACCTAAAGAATATAGGAGATCCATCGCTTGATATATCAATAGTTAATTTAAGAGGAAACTTGAGTTTAAACCTAGATTTAGGGGGAGGTCTCATAATTCAAGGACCTTCCGTAGCAAACCTTAATATAAGAGGTAGAGCAAATGCACCACAGATGAGTGGTAATATCAGATTACTTGATAGTTCAAAAGTATATTACTTTATCGTTCAAGTAAGTCAAACAGACGAGTTCTTTGGTTACAACTTCGCCCAGATAGCAGATTGGAATTTATCTATATCTATGACCAACTCGCACTTTGAATCTGAGGTTATAAACGGTAGAGTAGATTATGGGAATATAGTAGTAAAAGGTAGTTTTGCTAAAAACACACTACTCTTAACGGGGTCTGCTAACATAAGTTCTGGTAGTCTTATATATCTAGGTAAGAACTTCAACATTGATAACCTGAGAATAGTTTTTTCTGGGGAGGAGATGGATTTTGTTCCTTTTGTAAGTGGAACACTGTACACTTATGCTTTTGACAACAGAACGGAAGAGAATGTTAGGGTAATTATGGATGTATCTGGAAAGGCAACATCAATTAGGTCTTCGTTTAGGTCACAACCTGAAAGGAGCCAATCTGAGATAGCATCGTTACTAGGATTACCAACTGAATTAAGGGGGACTCTAAAACAAGGTATATCACTTATAGAGAAAGTTGGTTTGTATGAAGCGTTATCATACAATGTAAGAAGATATACGGGTCTTGATGTATTCACCTTTAGGTCACCGTTTGTATCAACATACTTCCTATCTCTTGTTGAGGGAAATCCTTTCTTCACATTTAGAGACATTATGAAAGGCACAGAATTAAGGATTGGTAAAAATATTATACCAAATGTATTACTTGAATATAGATTACTTATTGATACAGTTGGTAATGAAAGTGAATTTACTAATGTTATGTTGCACAATTTTGTTGTTAGTTGGTCTATTTACAATTTCTTCCTAGAATTCCAATACTCCTCATCACTAGTTGAAAACAAGCCTACATTTGAACCAAGGTTGAATGTAAGGTATAATAGAAGGTTTTGA
- the dnaG gene encoding DNA primase, which translates to MDIREIISNIKSLVRIEDVIGRYINLKKSGKNYIANCPFHNDKTPSFTISPDKGIFHCFGCGKTGDVITFVMEIEKISFMEAVRKVGKEAGIDIDSYLSRTSKSRSIILSLKQLNMEAQKFFYYYLTKGDKQKIGINYLKSRKIDSKTAKKFKFGMSPNSKDLLYRYLKSKFFTDETIFESRLVVSTTSGPIDLLRNRLTFPIENEYGDIVGFAGRTLSEDTKEPKYINLPETPIFKKRQILFGLNNAKNAIRETGRVFLVEGYFDVISLHRKGIDNVCGVMGTSLTVEQLRLISNIAKEIYLFFDSDNAGINAVERAVFLIMNNSDLDVKVVKVSQKDPDEFIKFYDNKGEVIDEKLLLSNSMSVIDFFIESYKDLMSSVDKNSRMSLVLKFFSLISVFRNLYDKEEALKKVSEMMGISQTIMRSEFEKYQNRQRITIDNIMVNYSSLSLNTLELILAYMISKNNILIETLKSEVDISDIRDETARSYLFFLENYLISEEIDDETINQLYLLQSEVESKVAGFVRTYSENLKEDFDFLLSLYKIKNIRERKREIQAIIERVSKDTTDQEILEELLEEKHVLAMEEKKIKEIKKISY; encoded by the coding sequence ATGGACATAAGGGAAATCATATCCAACATAAAGAGTCTCGTTAGGATAGAAGATGTTATAGGTAGATACATAAACCTAAAGAAGTCCGGTAAAAATTATATCGCAAACTGTCCGTTCCATAATGATAAGACACCTTCTTTTACTATCTCTCCAGATAAGGGGATATTCCACTGCTTCGGGTGCGGCAAGACTGGCGATGTCATAACTTTCGTTATGGAGATTGAGAAAATATCATTTATGGAGGCAGTTAGAAAGGTTGGAAAAGAAGCAGGAATCGATATTGATAGTTATCTGTCAAGGACATCTAAAAGTAGGTCAATAATCTTATCTCTAAAGCAACTCAATATGGAAGCACAGAAATTCTTCTACTACTACCTAACCAAAGGAGACAAACAAAAGATAGGAATAAACTACCTAAAAAGTAGGAAAATAGACTCAAAAACTGCAAAGAAGTTCAAGTTTGGTATGTCTCCAAACTCAAAAGATTTGTTGTATAGATACTTGAAGTCAAAATTCTTCACTGATGAGACGATCTTTGAGTCAAGACTTGTGGTTAGCACAACATCAGGACCTATAGACCTTTTGAGAAATAGACTAACATTTCCTATTGAAAACGAATATGGTGATATTGTTGGTTTTGCTGGCAGAACACTTTCAGAAGACACTAAAGAACCAAAGTATATAAATCTACCGGAGACACCAATATTCAAAAAAAGACAGATACTTTTTGGTTTAAACAACGCAAAAAATGCGATAAGAGAAACGGGAAGAGTTTTCTTGGTAGAAGGGTATTTTGATGTTATATCTCTTCACAGGAAAGGGATTGATAATGTTTGTGGGGTTATGGGAACTTCTCTTACGGTTGAGCAACTTAGACTGATAAGTAATATAGCCAAAGAGATATATCTATTCTTTGACTCTGATAATGCGGGGATAAACGCAGTTGAGAGAGCAGTTTTTCTTATAATGAACAACTCCGACCTTGATGTAAAGGTTGTAAAAGTTAGTCAGAAGGACCCAGATGAGTTTATCAAATTTTACGATAACAAGGGAGAGGTGATAGATGAAAAATTGTTACTATCTAATTCTATGAGTGTAATTGATTTCTTTATTGAGTCCTACAAAGATTTGATGAGTAGTGTTGATAAAAACTCAAGGATGTCTCTTGTTCTAAAATTTTTTTCGCTAATATCTGTGTTTAGAAATCTATACGACAAAGAAGAAGCGCTTAAAAAAGTCTCTGAAATGATGGGAATAAGTCAGACCATAATGCGTTCAGAGTTTGAGAAGTATCAAAATAGACAGCGTATTACCATTGATAACATTATGGTAAATTATTCAAGTCTTTCTCTTAACACTCTGGAACTTATACTCGCTTACATGATATCCAAAAACAACATTCTCATAGAGACACTAAAGTCGGAAGTAGATATAAGTGATATAAGAGATGAAACTGCTAGGTCATACTTATTCTTTCTTGAGAATTACCTTATAAGTGAGGAGATAGATGATGAGACTATAAATCAACTTTACCTACTACAGTCTGAAGTTGAGTCAAAAGTCGCTGGATTTGTAAGGACTTACTCCGAAAACCTAAAGGAAGATTTTGACTTCCTTCTAAGTCTCTACAAGATAAAGAACATAAGGGAGAGGAAGAGAGAAATTCAAGCAATAATAGAGAGAGTATCAAAAGATACAACGGACCAAGAGATACTTGAAGAATTGCTAGAGGAGAAGCATGTCCTTGCGATGGAGGAGAAAAAGATAAAAGAAATTAAGAAGATAAGTTATTAG
- the rbfA gene encoding 30S ribosome-binding factor RbfA, with amino-acid sequence MAKELRIKRVSSFIQSEISKIISQLRDERVKGIISVFDVELSKDLKYATVKLSIFSSEKEDIKSSIRSLIKAKSFIRRSLAKTLKTIHSPEIFFEFINLDESMKVFEILKEVKGDLEYDSK; translated from the coding sequence ATGGCTAAAGAATTGCGAATAAAGAGAGTATCTTCCTTCATACAAAGCGAAATCTCAAAAATAATTTCTCAACTCCGAGATGAGAGAGTAAAAGGTATTATAAGCGTTTTTGATGTTGAGTTATCAAAGGATCTAAAATATGCAACAGTAAAGTTGAGTATCTTTTCAAGTGAAAAAGAAGATATAAAAAGCAGTATAAGGAGTCTTATAAAAGCAAAAAGCTTTATAAGAAGAAGTTTAGCAAAAACCTTGAAAACAATCCATTCACCAGAGATATTCTTTGAATTTATTAACCTAGACGAAAGTATGAAAGTGTTTGAAATACTAAAAGAGGTTAAAGGAGATTTAGAGTATGATAGTAAATGA
- a CDS encoding M23 family metallopeptidase, translated as MSLYRQILKLNYSVRRRLFIQQLLLALKELGPITIALISLVMIIVSLYSIISNLIPSLVSKSDEYIIHLFYRRYLGIDVSPIQIKEYKVVKGDTLLSISKKLGTSISTLVSLNVLSSQSLAVGKNLLYAEEDVVKYRKAGSFSVFDVASKYNVHPFEVFIANGYKMHFKNECLVPGVELSWREITDMLGIGFLKPLLGRFTSGYGYRIHPVLGLRRFHSGLDISAPYGSPVKSAMYGIVEKTGYDEGYGYFIVIKHSSSTKTLYGHLSKILVKEGQRVSRGHIIGRVGDTGMTTGPHLHFEVIKNGRKVNPKRYIVR; from the coding sequence ATGAGCCTTTATAGGCAAATCCTTAAACTTAATTATTCGGTAAGAAGAAGACTATTTATACAACAACTACTACTGGCACTTAAAGAACTCGGACCTATCACCATAGCCCTAATATCTCTAGTGATGATAATAGTGTCTCTATACAGTATTATCTCAAACCTAATTCCTTCACTTGTATCAAAAAGTGATGAATATATCATACATCTTTTTTACAGAAGATACTTGGGTATTGATGTATCACCGATACAAATTAAAGAATACAAAGTAGTTAAAGGAGACACACTACTAAGTATATCAAAGAAGTTAGGCACTTCCATAAGCACACTAGTGAGTCTTAATGTTTTGTCATCGCAATCTTTGGCGGTTGGAAAGAATCTTCTTTATGCGGAAGAAGATGTTGTAAAGTATAGGAAGGCTGGTAGTTTCTCTGTATTTGATGTTGCGAGTAAGTATAATGTTCATCCATTTGAAGTGTTCATAGCAAACGGCTATAAAATGCATTTCAAGAATGAATGTCTAGTTCCGGGAGTAGAATTGAGTTGGCGGGAGATTACTGATATGCTTGGTATAGGTTTTTTGAAACCACTTCTAGGTAGATTTACATCTGGTTATGGGTATAGGATACATCCAGTTTTAGGCCTCCGTAGATTCCATTCAGGTCTTGACATATCCGCACCTTACGGGTCTCCTGTGAAATCTGCAATGTATGGAATAGTTGAAAAAACTGGATACGACGAAGGATATGGATACTTCATAGTCATAAAACACAGTTCATCAACTAAAACGCTATACGGACATCTTTCTAAAATACTGGTAAAAGAAGGCCAGAGAGTAAGTAGAGGACATATCATAGGAAGAGTAGGTGATACAGGTATGACAACAGGACCACATCTACACTTTGAGGTCATAAAAAATGGAAGAAAGGTGAATCCTAAAAGGTATATAGTTAGATAA
- the galE gene encoding UDP-glucose 4-epimerase GalE: MNVLVAGGAGYIGSHVCKLLSKQGYNVIIYDNLSHGYEFLAKYGKLVLGDIGDRKQLELTLRNYKIDIVMHFCAYIEVGESVQNPRKYYQNNLYNALNLFDTMLDVGVDKIIFSSTAAVYGMPENVPIDEEEVKNPINPYGRTKWMIEQVLKDYSDAHGLKYVAFRYFNAAGADPDGELGEAHEPETHLIPLILDAALGIRKSIKIFGTDYPTPDGTCIRDYIHVNDLATAHIKGIEFLFQGNSSNYFNLGNGTGFSVREIIDTVKKVTKINFPVEEVERRPGDPPILIAKSDKAKKVLNWTPEYGIEDIINHAWNWHRKLRNK; the protein is encoded by the coding sequence ATGAATGTTTTGGTAGCAGGAGGTGCCGGGTATATCGGTTCTCATGTTTGTAAGTTGCTTTCAAAACAAGGCTATAATGTCATAATATATGACAACTTATCTCACGGTTATGAATTTCTTGCAAAATATGGTAAGCTTGTTCTTGGTGATATAGGTGATAGAAAACAATTAGAACTTACCTTAAGGAACTACAAGATTGATATCGTGATGCACTTCTGCGCTTACATTGAGGTAGGTGAATCAGTTCAAAACCCAAGAAAGTATTACCAGAATAACCTGTATAATGCTTTAAACCTTTTTGATACTATGCTTGATGTTGGAGTGGATAAAATAATATTCTCATCAACCGCTGCAGTATATGGAATGCCAGAGAATGTTCCTATAGATGAAGAAGAAGTGAAAAATCCTATAAATCCCTATGGTAGAACAAAATGGATGATAGAGCAGGTTTTAAAAGATTATTCTGATGCACACGGACTTAAGTATGTTGCGTTTAGGTATTTTAATGCTGCTGGTGCAGACCCTGATGGAGAACTAGGTGAAGCACACGAGCCTGAAACACATCTTATACCCCTCATTTTAGATGCTGCACTAGGAATCAGAAAGTCAATAAAGATATTCGGAACTGACTACCCTACCCCAGACGGAACTTGTATAAGAGACTACATTCACGTAAATGACCTTGCAACCGCACATATAAAAGGTATTGAATTCCTATTTCAAGGTAATAGCTCAAACTACTTCAATCTAGGTAATGGAACAGGCTTTAGCGTAAGAGAAATTATAGATACAGTCAAGAAAGTTACGAAGATTAACTTCCCAGTTGAAGAAGTTGAGCGAAGACCTGGAGATCCACCCATCCTAATAGCAAAGAGTGACAAAGCAAAGAAGGTTTTGAACTGGACACCAGAATATGGTATTGAAGATATAATTAATCACGCTTGGAATTGGCACAGAAAGTTAAGAAACAAGTAA
- the fabD gene encoding ACP S-malonyltransferase, giving the protein MRNVVLIFPGQGSQSVGMGKDIYDRFDYVREMFKTASNVIGVDMEEIIFRSSEDTLKDTYNAQPSIFLISACMLEVIKREIKDMNIIAVAGHSLGEYSALYSSGVFSFEDGVKIVRKRGELMSKADPEGKGGMAAVIGLAPEKIKEICDKLTDQGKYVEPVNYNAPDQTVISGYRSAIQEATELLKSAGAKRVIELAVSGAFHSKLMEAPAKEFRKFLETINLSSPSIPVIANYNAKPYPSSKEEMLDITEKQMYSPVLWTSIVEYIKSLNPDLVIEVGPGQVLKGLVKKTVPEINVSTFSELTF; this is encoded by the coding sequence ATGAGAAATGTAGTTTTAATCTTTCCGGGACAGGGGTCTCAATCGGTTGGAATGGGTAAGGACATCTATGATAGGTTTGATTATGTGAGAGAGATGTTCAAAACTGCTAGTAATGTAATAGGAGTAGATATGGAGGAGATAATATTTAGAAGTAGTGAAGACACACTTAAAGACACGTACAACGCACAACCAAGTATATTCCTAATCTCTGCTTGTATGTTAGAGGTTATAAAGAGAGAGATTAAGGATATGAATATTATCGCTGTTGCGGGGCATAGTCTAGGTGAATACTCTGCTCTCTACTCATCAGGAGTGTTTTCGTTTGAAGATGGTGTGAAGATTGTGAGGAAGAGAGGAGAACTTATGTCCAAGGCAGACCCTGAAGGTAAAGGTGGTATGGCAGCAGTTATAGGACTAGCACCAGAGAAAATAAAAGAAATATGCGATAAACTCACAGACCAAGGTAAGTATGTAGAACCAGTTAATTACAATGCACCTGACCAGACTGTTATATCCGGTTATAGATCAGCTATACAAGAAGCAACCGAACTACTCAAGTCTGCTGGTGCTAAAAGAGTAATTGAATTAGCAGTATCTGGAGCATTTCACTCAAAGCTTATGGAAGCTCCAGCGAAAGAATTTAGAAAGTTTCTAGAAACCATAAACCTATCTTCACCATCCATACCAGTGATAGCAAACTACAACGCAAAACCATACCCATCTTCAAAAGAGGAAATGTTGGATATTACGGAAAAACAAATGTACTCACCCGTTCTATGGACGAGCATAGTTGAGTATATAAAATCACTAAACCCAGATCTTGTAATAGAAGTTGGTCCCGGACAGGTTTTGAAAGGATTAGTAAAAAAGACTGTTCCTGAAATTAATGTTAGCACTTTTAGTGAATTAACTTTCTAA